Part of the Synechococcus sp. HK01-R genome is shown below.
TTTTTTGACTATATTCTCTTTGTTTTTCGTTGTCTTGCAGTTTTCCGTAGGGATATTCTGCTTCTCCATCCACAGACTATTGGTTACCCTCTCTTCATTTATCTGGTTTTATTCAATAATCCTACCGTCTACTTGATGGATAATTCATTTTTCTGCATCCGCTCTTACAATTATCATCCCATTAGAAAGACCGAATGTCTTGATTGCCTTCAGTCTTTTAAACCTGACTCTTCATGCTTCCCGTTCCCCAATAGGACTCCCCGTTGGTTGAATATTGCTTATCTTCAGATTTTTAAACTCCTTTCTTTTAGAATTCACTTCCAAGCTCAAACCAAACTTCAGGCTGAATTAGTCTGTACCCATTTTGGTAAATCATCATCTGTTTCAGTAGTCGGCCTTCCCTACGTTGAGGAAATCTTCAGACAGCCTCCTCCTCAATATTTAGTTGGTCAGACAGAATCTTTCGACATTGTTTTTCATGGTGCAAGTACTGGACCTAAAGGCTTTTTCTATGCCATTGAGCTTGCAGAGTACTTACCTAATATCAAATTTCTAATTCCTGACCATGCCTCAAATGTGCGCCACCTTACTAATTCTGAGCCACCTCCAAATGTCAGCTGTATTCCAATGACATGGGAGACCGGACTTAAAAATTATGTAGCATCAGCTAAGTTGGTATTGCATCCTAGTCTTTGGTCTGCACCTATTGAGGGAGCTTTAATTAAGAGCTCGGCATTAAACCCAAATATTGCAACTGTTATTTCTTCTTACGGGTATGAGTCCGAGATAAGCACTATCGTAAACCATATTAGATTATCTCGAGATGTATTTACTGCTTCAAGGCAGCTATCAGCTTACTTCTCTTGATTAGCCACATGTTTGTATTCCTCCTTTTTGCTGCGATCTTCTTCCCCTCTCTAGACTTCTTCCCTTTATCTGTTAAAATCTTTCCACTTCTTTCGCTTTTGTATGTTACAGTAACGATCTACAATTTCAATAAATTAAAGTTTTCTAGTTGTAACGTTATTCTTTACCCCGTAGTGTTGCTTCTTGCATTAGGGCAATTTATAGTTGCTACACCTCAGTACCTTTCTCCGCTTCTTTCTTGCATTGTCTATTGCATTGTTTTTAGCTATATAGATTCTTCGGGCTTTAAGCTTAGCTATTTAGGTTTTAGGTCTATTTGTATTAGGTACCGCTATATCTTCTTGCTTCTTTCGTTGGTTGCCTATTTTAGTATTGCTCTCAATTATTTCTCGATACCATTTCCATACGTTAAGGTTTCTTCGGTTTCTTCAGGTTATCTTCAAGCGTCGTACCGTTTACCTGGCTTTTTGGGCCTCATTGGTTCCTCAGGATCAATTGCTTACGCTTCCTTTTTTTTATTAAGTCTAATCCCGGTTTTTCTAATTGGCAAACGATGGTTTTTGTGTAGTATACCATTTTTCCTGCTTTCTATCTTGTCGGGGAGTTCGGGCTTGGTGATAATTCTTGCTTTCTTCGTGTCTTATTTCTTTCTTTCTCTGTCCCTTTCCAATTTTCGATTTCCTAGGAGAGCGCTCAAAAATTCTCTTTTAATATTTATATTTTCTTCTGCCTTCTTCTTCTCTTTTTATATCCTTATCTTTCTCTTGACCGGTCGTTATTATGGCTTGGTCTATATATCAAATCTTTTTCAAGGGGTCGATCTGACCACTCAAAACACTTCGGGTTACTTGTTCGGCCTGCTTTCTGATCTTCCAGTTTATATCTATTCTGCATTGTCAACTATATCGGCTTCAGATTTAACTTTTTCTTTGGGTATGCAAACTTACGAGACTCTGCCTTCTGGCACTGACTCTGGAATACCCAATCTTTTGCTTCTCTTTGGCCTGCCTGCTACGCTTTTGTGGATTCTGTTTATTATTTATGTTTCACTTGTCTCGTTTGTGAAGCTTTTCGATTCATTGCGACGTTCACATTATTCCAACTTCTTGTCTTCCCTTTCGGTTGGCTGTTCCGTCGGTATGTTGTATCTCTTGTACAAGGAACCTTTTTTTGTCAATACACCAGCGATTCTCCCTTTGTACTTGTTGTCATTGATGCTTCCTGCTGATTGTTCTTTGGCTAGAAGGTCTGACGCTGCTTGAACTCCCTTTCGAGCTGAGCTTTTTTCTTGTCAGGCCTCATCGTTAAATGGGGCCTCCTGAATGAGGCCAGATCCATTGCAGCGCAGTCAACTCAGTAGTTTTTGACGCTAAAATGTGCGAAAGCGAGCCGATTTGAGCCCAAAAGCGGTCCGGAGTTTTCCACATGTACCGGCGTGAGCATCGTCATCAGCTCTCGTTCGAGGACTTCTTCCTGCCGTTCGGCGGCAAACTCTCTGGTGACAATCGCTGGATCAAGCTGGCTGGGCTCATTCCGTGGGATGAACTGGAGGATGACTACGCGCCCCAGTTCTGCAAGGGCTTTGGTTGGAGCACCGGCAAAACCCTTTCGCATGGCACTCGGCGCCTTGATCATCAAGGCCGGGCGATGCAGGTCTGCTCCAGAGCCGTCGTTGTGGCCATGGACGTGAACGCTGATGGCCGCAGGGAGTTGCTCGGTCTCAAAGTGGGCGACAGCAAGAGCGAAGCCTTTTGGAGCGAGTTCATTGGCTCGCTGAAAGAGCGCGGCCTCACTGGCGTCAAGCTGGTGATCAGCGATGCGCACAAGGGCCTCACCAACGCCATCCGGCGGATGCTGCAGGGCAGCAGCTGGCAGCGCTGCCGTGTGCACTTTGCCCGGAATCTGCTGCAGCGTGTACCCAAAGCCCATCAGGGCATGGTGACCGCTGCGCTGCGCTCGGTGTTCGCCCAGGAGGAGGCCTCTGAGATCGAGGCCCGCTGGGATGACCTTGCCAGCTCCCTGGCCGAGCGCTTCCCCAAGGCCGCCGAGCTGATGCTTGAGGCCAGAGAAGACGTGCTGGCGTTCCGTCACTTCCCTCGTCCCCACTGGGAAAAGCCTGGAGCACCAACTTGCTCGAGCGCGTCAACGAGGAGATCAAACGCCGCACTCGCGTGGTGGGGATCTTCCCCAATGACGCCGCCATCACCCGCCTGGTGGGAGCGGTGCTGCTGGAGCAGGACGAGCACTGGCAGCTCGAGGGCCGGCGCATGTTCTCAGCTGAAAGCATGGCCGAGATCCCGGCGCTGGATCAGCTCCCGACTCAGCCCTCGTTGCAAGAATCCACGGCCTGAACAGACAACCAGCCCAGGCCCCAGCTGAGCGGTGGAGCTGCGCCCCCACAGGGCGCAGCGGCGCTGCTCAGCGCACGGGGGCCGGCACACACGTCAGCTGCAGAGAAGCAGGCGTAGCCAACAACCACAAACCAATCCAGGCGAACGACTTGACATGTTAATCGTCTGGATTCGTCGTGAAACAACGAGGCACATTTTCGCCTCACGAATGATAGCCCGTCTTTCATCACTGTTCAACCTCAGATCAGTGCAATCGGGCCTCGGGTTTTACACCACGGAAAGGGACGCGGCCCAATCGCTCGCTTGCAATGTTGAGTTCGGAGCCAAGATCTTAATCTCGGTCACCGGTGAGGGATTCACCTTCCTCGATCGGCTTAGTTACGACCCCTACAACGAAGGAGAAGACCTCAAGGCTCAAGCGATAGCCTATCGGCGCCGCCATGGTCACTATCCGAAGGTGATTTGTGCCGACCAGATCTACCGGACAAGATCAAACCGTGCATCCTGTCAGCGTCACGGAATCCGCTTGAGCGGCCCCCGTCTGGGACGGCCGAAGAACGATCTTGAGTTGGTGGCCGCCGAGAAGCAGCAGTTCATCGATGACCAGCGCCAAAGGAATGCCGTTGAAGGCAAAATCGGACAAGGCAAAAGGCGTTTTGGACTGGGCCTGATTCGTGAGAAGCTCCCTGCGACACAGGGTTCAACCATCGCACTGAATGTTCTGGTGATGAACCTGGAGAAGCTGCTGGAGCTTCTTTTTGTCTTTTTTGCGTACTGGCTCCAGCTTCTCCTCGGCAAGGAACCAGGAACGGGTTCACGTTTCGCACATCTGAGTAATCAGGTGGCCCCCGCATGAACTACAAGGCTCCAAGCCATTCGAGCTCAGGTCTTTGACGGATTGGGCTCGTGCTCACTTTCTCAGGAAACCCTAAATGCTGATCTGAGGCGGGCTTGCGTTCATCGCCTCTTCCCACTCGTCAGTATGTGCAGTGCTGATGGTCTTGAATTCATTGCTTGATTCGCCATTGGGGCGATCAGTGGGCGCAAGACACTCTGAAACATTCCTGCGTAACACGCGATCGATCATATCCTTCCGGTTTAAGAAAACTTCTCACCGTCCTGATCTGAACCCGATCAGCGTCCCAGCAAGTGTAAATCGGGGGGCGCTACCTTCCATTGCTCCAGCACCGCCTCCTTGCTCTGCTGTGCGAGTATCCAGCGCAGGGCAGCGGTGACCATCTCCTGGTGAGCTTTGGGCACGGTCTGGAACAGGTTTCTGGCGAAATGGACGCTGCAGCGCTGCCAGAAGCTGCCCTACAGCATCCGCCGAATGGCGTTGGTGAGCCCTTTGTGGACATCGCTGTTCACGAGCTTGACGCCACTGAGGCCGCGCTCTTTGGGCGAACCGATGAACTCGCTCCAGAAGAGCTCGCTCTTGCTGTCGCCCACTTTGAGACCGAGCAACTCCCTGCGGCCATCAGCGTTCACGTCCATGGCCACAACGACGGCTCTGGAGCAGACTGCATTATTTCGCGGCCAGCCGGCCGGCTGAGGAACGCCTGCACCTGCAGGTCGATCACAGCGCAGATGCAGCTCACCTGGGATTTGGAGATCCCGGCGGGTTGAACGCCGGCGAAATAGGCCTCTATCACGACGGCGTGGAGGGCCTGAACCACGTGCCGGCGGGGCTCGAGGATCGAGGGCAGCAAACTGCCGCTGCGCAGTTTGGGGGTTCGAAATCGTTGTCGCCCACCTGAGTGGTGAGCAGCCGAGGCCGGTGGCCGTTGCGTTGGCCGAAGCGCTCCTCGCGGCGCTCTTAGCGCTCAGCACCGAGCACAGCAGCGATCTTCAGCTCGATCACCTGCTGCAGGCCATGGCGCATCAGCTCAGGGATCAGCTCCCCGGCGCTGTAATCATCCATTAGCGGTGCCAAATCCGCTGCGGCACTATGACTCTTCAGCATGCTTCGTCTGGTTGAGGTAGGACTCAAACCAGGGTCACGGGCTTACCCACCCCCTGCAACGACGGCAGCTGAGCTGAGTACCTGAGCTGCGCGCTCAACCCCGGCTCACCCCGGGTTGAGATCCCCAGAGATTTTCACTACTCCCGGGGACGCTGGTTATCGCTTTCCATTCCACCTGAATGGTAATTCTGGAGTCACACCTTCCCTGAAAGTCACCGCCACTGACCTTTCAGATAGCTGCGGAATTTTGTTCGAGTAGCGTAGTGCGATCTCCTTGTTGGGCCTAATCCCACTTTTTCGTCTCAGAGTTCTCTTCTTTTTTGACGTTACATCCAGTCCTTACCCATGTTTTCTGACTTCTGAATTATGAAACAGCTTTTTCAATTACTTGACACAGGTTCCAGCGATCTACGTTGTCTTCCTTCGCCTGTGGCTTCCCGAGGCCAGTTACTGGTCCGCAGTGCCTGTTCGCTGGTCTCTGCTGGTACAGAACGAATGATTGTTGACTTCGGTAAGGCTAATTGGATCGATAGGGCTCGCCAGCAACCAGAGAAGGTGCAGCAGGTGTTGGATAAAGCCCGCACCGATGGTCTTCTCACTACATTCGATGCGGTTCGCTACAAGCTCGATCAGCCCCTGCCCCTTGGCTACTGCAACGTAGGTACTGTGGTGGCAGTGGGCGAAGGAGTTTCAGGCTTCCAGGTAGGTGATCGTGTGTCCTCCAACGGCCCCCATGCCGAATTGGTGGCCGTACCCCAGCATCTTTGCGCTCCCATCCCCCCTGATGTGAGCGATGAGGCCGCCGCCTTCACGGTGCTGGCTTCCATTGGTCTCCAGGGTATTCGCCTCGCTAATCCAACCCTGGGAGAAACCTTTGTGGTGAGTGGTCTTGGCCTGATCGGCCTGCTCACCGCCCAGCTCCTTGCTGCTCAGGGTTGCCGTGTGCTGGGCCTTGACCCCGATTCCTCCAAATGCGCCCTCGCAGAAAAGCTAGGTATTGTCTCTTTTCATCTTACCAGCGGCGCGGATCCGGTGGCCTGGTGTCTGGAGTACACATCTGGAGTCGGTGCGGATGGGGTGTTGATCACTGCTGCCACCCCTTCCAGTGAGCCGGTGCACGTGGCCGCCAAAGCCTGCCGCCAGCGCGGACGCATTGTTTTGGTCGGCGTCACTGGCCTCGAACTTCGCCGCGATCTCTTTTACAAAAAGGAGCTCTCCTTCCAAGTGAGCTGCTCCTACGGCCCTGGCCGCTACGACCCGGTCTATGAGCAGCATGGCCACGACTACCCGATCGGCTTTGTGCGCTGGACCGAACAGCGCAACTTCCAGGCCGTCCTTCACGCGATGGCCACTGGTTCTCTGCACACCAAGGCGCTGATTTCCCATCGCTTCCCGATCGATCAGGCATCCGACGCCTATGAGCTGCTCAGTAGCTCTGAGCCTTCACTCGGAATTCTGCTGCGCTACCCCCAAACAGCTGACCCTGAGCAGCGGGTGATTCAGCTCCCTGTAACTGCTGAATCGGTGGCCGCCAGCCAACCGCTGCTCAGCGTGATCGGTGCCGGCAACTACGCCAGCCGGATACTCATCCCAGCTTTTGCGAAGGTCGGCGGGCGCTTTCACACCCTGGCCGCTTCCTCCGGAATCGGCCCGGTGCATGTGGGCCGCAAATTCGGCTTCTACCAAGCAAGCACAGATATTGCAGCTCTACTTGCCGATCCCATTGCCAACAGCGTGGTGATTGCCACCCGCCACGACAGTCATGCTTCTCTAGTACAACTGGCTCTCGATGCTGGCAAGCACGTGTTTGTGGAGAAGCCGCTCTGTCTTACGGCTGATGAGCTCTCTGCGGTCGAAGCCGCTCACTCAGGCAATGCGTTGCTGATGGTGGGCTTCAATCGCCGCTTTGCTCCCCTTTTGATCGAGCTTCAGCAGCATTTGTCCCGCCTCAGTGGCCCCAAGGCTTTCGTTTACACCTGCAATGCCGGCGCCCTTCCCGGCGACCATTGGACTCAAGATCCAGCTGCAGGAGGTGGGCGGCTGCTGGGCGAGGCTTGCCATTTCGTAGACCTGCTGCGCTTTTTGGCAGCTAGCCCCATCGAAGACCTGCAGTTGATCAACGCCGCTGATTGCAAACCCTGCCCCGACACCTTCTCGATGCAGCTCCGTTTCGCTGACGGATCGATTGGCACCGTGCACTACTTCGCCAACGGCAGCAAGGCCTTCCCCAAGGAGAGACTCGAAGTGTTTGCTGATGGCAAGGTGCTGCAGCTCGACAACTTCCGCAAACTCAAGGCTTGGGGCATCCTTGGCTTGCGAACCCGCCGACTCCTGTCGCAAGACAAAGGCCAGGAGGCCTGTTGTAAGGCTTTTCTTAAAGCGATTGAAACTGGTGGCTCACCGCCGATTCCAGTTGAAGAGATCTTTGAAGTGCAGCGATGGCTGCTGCGGGCGGTGAACCGATGACGACGTGCTGCATCCTCGGCCTCGGCTACATCGGATTGCCCACAGCTGCCGTGCTTGCCCGCGCCGGCCATCGCGTGATCGGCGTTGATGTGAACGCTCAGGTGGTCGCCACCGTGAACCAGGGCCATATTCATATTGTGGAGCCCGATCTTGATCAGGCCGTGGCCGACGCAGTGGCCTGCGGTGCTCTCAGCGCCCAGCTCACCCCGGCCACTGCGGATGTGTTCCTGATCGCCGTGCCCACCCCATTCCGCAGTGGTGTGGATGGCATCCCCCAACCCAACATCGACTATGTGCTGACCGCAGCCCGCGCGATTGCACCGGTGCTGCAGCCCGGCGATCTGGTGCTGCTCGAATCCACCTCGCCAGTGGGTACCACCGAGCAGGTCGCCCAGGTGATCGCAGAGCTTTCTGGGGTGAATCCCGATCAGCTGCACATCGCTTACTGTCCCGAGCGGGTGTTGCCTGGCCGGATCCTGAAGGAATTGGTTGGCAACGATCGTGTGATCGGTGGACTCACCCCCGCCGCGGCAGAAGCCGGCAAGGCCTTTTATGCCACCTTCTGCCAGGGCGATTTACTCACCACCACCGCTCGGACAGCTGAGCTAGTGAAGCTCACCGAAAACAGCTTTCGCGATGTCAACATCGCCTTCGCCAATGAGCTCTCGCTGGTGTGTGATCGACTTGGCATCAAAGTGCGCGAGCTGATCCGCCTCGCCAATCACCACCCCCGTGTGAATGTGCTGCAACCCGGCTGCGGTGTGGGTGGCCATTGCATCGCCGTCGATCCCTGGTTCATTGCTGCAGAAGCTCCCGACTGCACTCCCCTGATCCAAACGGCCCGCCGCGTGAACGACGGAAAGAGCCGCTGGGTGATTGAGCAGGTTCAGGCTCGTGCTGAGGCCTTGGAAGACCAGCTTGGCCGACCTGCCCGCATCGGCTGCTTGGGCCTGGCCTTCAAGCCTAATGTGGATGACCTGCGTGAGTCCCCCGCTCTGCACATCACCACTGAGCTGTTGGTGGCCGGCCTGGATGTGCTCGCCTGCGAACCCAACCTGCACGACCACCCCACCATCAAGCTCCATAGCCTCGAGCAGGTGCTCGCCGACGCAGATCTGCTTGTTTTCCTCGTGTCCCATAGTCCCTTCCGCAACCTGAATCTCGCTGGCCGCACCGTGTTTGACCTCTGCGGCGTGACTGAGCAGGCGTGAAGGTTCTCTCCCAGCTCCGCACCAGCAAGCAGCTGGGCTGGCGTAATTGTGCGGCAGTTGCCGTTCATCGAGTAGCGCTGCAGGCTGGCCTCTACGAGCGCCAGTTTCCCATAAGGCCGTGCCCCATCCCTGAGCCTCTTAACGGCCAGCCCCAACCGGCTCCGTTATCTGCCGATGGCTGTCTTGCTGCGGCCGATGCTCTGCTGGCAGGCACGGCCACCTGGTTCAGCCATGAGAGCCATGCCGCTGGCTCTCCGCCCGATTGGTTCCTCGATCCCGCCTCGGGTCAGCGCTTTCCGGGTGGCGCGCAGCATTGGAGTCGCTGCCGGCCCTTTGCCGGCGCCGACATCAAGCGCTGTTGGGAGCTATCCCGCTGGGGCTGGGCGCCGCTGCTGATCCGCGCCTGGCGCTTTAGCGGCGACCACTGTTACCGCGATGCTCTTAACAGTTGGTGCCAGAGCTGGTGCCATGCCCACCCAGTGAATAGCGGCAGCAACTGGCTCTGCGGCCAGGAGGTTTCCATGCGCCTGCTCCATGCCCTGCAGGCCTGGCAGCTTGCTGATGCCCCCGCCCAGCTGCCTGATCCCAGTCCCCAGCGGGCGGCTTTTGTGGCAGCGCATCTGCAGCGCATCGCCACCACCGAGCGCTACGCGCAAGCGCAAGACAACAACCATTGGACCTCAGAATCCGCAGCCCTGTTCATCGGCGGCAGTTGGCTCGCCGCTTCCGCCAGCGCCCATGCCCCGGCTGGCCGTCGCTGGGCCGCTGATGGCCTCCGCGCCCTGGAGCGCAGCGTGGCTCGGCTGGTGATGCCCGATGGCTCTTTTGCGCAGCACTCGCTCACTTATCACCGCCTGCTGCTCGACACCCTCGCCCAGGTGGAGCTCTGGCGTCGTTGGCTCGATCTGCCTCGCTTCTCGGGGCGCTTTCAGGAGCGCTGCCGTAAGGCCACCCATTGGTTTGCTGCGCTGCTGGATCCCTGCAGCGGTGATGGCCCCAACCTCGGCAGTAACGACGGTGCCTTTTGCTACCAGCTGCACAGCCAGCCCTACCGCGATTTCCGGCCCACCCTGCAGCTGGCCTCGGTGCTGTTGACAGGTCAGCCTGCCTTGGCGCCGGGCCCCTGGGATGAGCCGCTCCACTGGCTTGGGCTGATCAGTCCGACAGCAGAGGGGCTCGAGGATGCATCACCTCAAGCGCCGGAGACCGCTTTGCCCAAGCCCCCACCAGCAGTTGAGCTTTTTGCCGATGGCGGCTATGGTCTGCTGCGTCCCAGCAGCACCAGCTGGGCTTTGCTTCGTTTGCCTGTCTACCGTTTCCGGCCGGCCCATGCCGATCCTCTGCATCTGGATCTCTGGCACCAGGGCGTGAACCTGCTGCGCGATGGCGGCAGCTACGGCTACAATGCCGATGCTGTCGACCTGGCCTACTTCCCAGGCATCTCCAGCCACAACTCCGTGCAGTTCGATGGCGTCGAGCCCATGCCCCGCCTTGGTCGCTTCCTCTGGGGCAACTGGCTTCAGCTGGAATCACCGCCGCAGGTGGAGACGGGCAAAGCCATCTCGTCGATTACAGCGGCCTACCGCTGCCCCCACGGCCGCCATCAGCGCCGGGTAGAGGCCGATTCCAGTCGACTGCTCTGGACGATCATCGACCACTGCGCCGCGTTTAGTGATCGTCTGGTGCTGCGCTGGCGCCTCTGCCCCGCCGATTGGCAGCTGTGTATTGATGGTGCATCAGCTCAGCTTTTCAGCTTCTATGCCCAGATCAGCGTGGAGTGCAATCAGCCGATAAAGCGACTGGAACTTGTGGAGGGCTGGGAGTCGCATTTCTATGCACAGAAAACACACCTTCCGGTGTTGGAACTTGAAGTGGCTGCTGCATCAACCCCCGTTTTGATCACCACCTACATCGCCCTACCACCGCAGCCGTGAAGGTTCTCTATTACCACCAGTACTTCTCTACGCCTGCGGGTTCCAACGGGACCCGTTCTTATGAATTTGCACGCGATCTCGTACGTCATGGTCATCAGGTCACCATGGTTTGTTTGCGGACAGACCGTTCAGTGACTGGCCTGACAGGGGATAGCCGTAATGGTCGCCGCCATGGCTTTGTCGATGGCATCGAGGTGATCGAGTTCGATTTGCCTTACACCAATCACGCTGGCCTGTTGGAACGCGCCCTGGTGTTTCTGCGCTACAGCTGGCAAAGCCTGCTGCTGGCGCTGGGCTCCGATGCCGATCTGATCTTCGCCACCACCACCCCGCTCACAGCGGGCATTCCTGGAATCGCCACCCGCTGGTTGCGGGGGATTCCCTTCGTGTTTGAGGTGCGCGATCTTTGGCCCGAGCTGCCCCGTGCCATGGGGGTGGTGCGTAATCCTCTAGTGCTCCGAGCTCTCTCCGTTCTGGAGTGGTGCAGTTATCACTCGGCAGATGCCTGCATTGGCCTGGCCCCCGGCATCTGTGAGGGCATTGCCGATCGGGGCATCCCCCCCAGCCGCATAACCAGCATTCCCAATGCCTGTGATCTTGAGTTATTTCAACCGCTTGACTCACACCAGTTTAAGCAGCCAGAGCTAATCCGCGACTTGGTTTCATCCATACCAGCAGGATCTTTTGTTGCGGCCTTTACGGGCACTCATGGTCTGGCCAATGGCCTTGATGCAATCCTCGATGCAGCCACCGAATTGCAGCTGAGAGGACGCCATGACATTCGACTACTCTTCATCGGCGATGGCCGTTGCAAGCCCTTACTCGAGCAGCGTACGCAGGCTGAAGGCTTAGTCAACTGTAATTTCATGTCGCCGATTCCCAAATTCCAACTGGCCCAGATCTTGAGGCAGTCGGTGCATGTGGGTCTAATGGTGCTTGAAGATGTACCGGCCTTTTATCGTGGCACCTCACCTAACAAGTTTTTTGACTACCTCGCATGCGGATTGCCAGTTGTGAACAATTACCCTGGCTGGTTGGCCGAACTCATTGATGAATATCAATTAGGGATTACAGTTCCTCCACGGAATCCTATAGCCTTTGCAGAATCTTTGATAAGTTTAGCGGATTATCCAGATCGGCGAGAGTTTATGGCTGCCAACGCGCGCCGCCTCGCTGAATCCCATTTCTCTCGTGCGGTGTTGGCTGGTCAGTGGCGTCACGTTTTGACTTCTATAGCAGTTCGCAATAGTCGGCGAACTAGGAGTCACCCGCTCATAGGCTTGCGCAAAGTACTCCAAAGACGCTTCTAGATGTGTATTCTCACTAGGCTATTCTGCTGTCAAAGAGATGTGAGGTCGTCATCTTCCGGGTTTTACCTCCGACCCACAGACTCCAGACCCCATGCATATCTACTCGAAGGATTCGGTTGGCGCCCTGGTGGAGACGTTGTGGCCAGCCCTCATACATCACCAACTGTATCTGCATGCCTACACGATGGCTGGGAGGCTGAATTCAATCTGGTCCGCTTCCTTTGGAGGTACTTTCATGTAAGGCCACATAGCTCTATAGGAGTCAAAACTCCCCAAGAGGTTCATGCTGAAACTGACCCTGTTCTTCTCGCTTAAACAAACGTTATCATGGGACAGAATTGTTCAACAAAAGCTTCCTACGCCACTCCTCTCATTTCCTCCCCTTGTTCGTTTGATTGCATTTCGATACATCCTCTAAAACACGACTTGCAGCTCAATGAATAAGCCATCAATTGCTGTTGTTATTCCTACGCACGGTCGGTTGCATCAGACGAGAAAACTTGTTTCTTCAATCTTGTTTCAGACAATTCAACCTGCTCATGTGATTATATCTGATTCGAAGGGCGATCCTCTTCTTAGCGAATATATTCGTAGTCTTAATTCACTGTCTTGCTCGATTGTCTTTCACTATCTTCCTCTGTCATCAGATAATTTTTGGACTGGCGCTGTTCGTCAATCTTTGATTGACCTTGTAAGTCTTTCTTCGCCTTTTGATTGTTTCTGCATCATGAATAACGATGTTGTGTTAAAGACGCGGGAAACATTCTCTGCTTTATCGCATTACTGTTGTGATTATCAAATTGTTGTCTCCCCTATCAATCTACTTGTGAAGACACAACAAGTTATTTATTCTGGAGCTCGTTCTGTTTTCCCACCCTTTGCGCTTTTTTATCCTCCATTCGTCGGCTCAGACTACTCTGTAATCTCAAACCTTTCAAACGTTCTTCAACCGATGGATGTCTTAGGTTTTCAATGCACTTTTGTGCCCGCTGAGGCTATTTATAGAAATATTTTGCCGGATGATATTAATCTTCCGCATTACCACGCTGATGGTGAATGGTGTCTTCGTCTTCATCGATTTGGTTATCCATCATTTACTTGCCTTTCGGTTTGTGTTGATCATGATAATACTTCGACGGGACCTGGTAATAACTTTTCCACTTCTAGCATGAATCCATATCTTTACTTCAAATTATTATTTG
Proteins encoded:
- a CDS encoding heparinase II/III-family protein; this encodes MKVLSQLRTSKQLGWRNCAAVAVHRVALQAGLYERQFPIRPCPIPEPLNGQPQPAPLSADGCLAAADALLAGTATWFSHESHAAGSPPDWFLDPASGQRFPGGAQHWSRCRPFAGADIKRCWELSRWGWAPLLIRAWRFSGDHCYRDALNSWCQSWCHAHPVNSGSNWLCGQEVSMRLLHALQAWQLADAPAQLPDPSPQRAAFVAAHLQRIATTERYAQAQDNNHWTSESAALFIGGSWLAASASAHAPAGRRWAADGLRALERSVARLVMPDGSFAQHSLTYHRLLLDTLAQVELWRRWLDLPRFSGRFQERCRKATHWFAALLDPCSGDGPNLGSNDGAFCYQLHSQPYRDFRPTLQLASVLLTGQPALAPGPWDEPLHWLGLISPTAEGLEDASPQAPETALPKPPPAVELFADGGYGLLRPSSTSWALLRLPVYRFRPAHADPLHLDLWHQGVNLLRDGGSYGYNADAVDLAYFPGISSHNSVQFDGVEPMPRLGRFLWGNWLQLESPPQVETGKAISSITAAYRCPHGRHQRRVEADSSRLLWTIIDHCAAFSDRLVLRWRLCPADWQLCIDGASAQLFSFYAQISVECNQPIKRLELVEGWESHFYAQKTHLPVLELEVAAASTPVLITTYIALPPQP
- a CDS encoding transposase, producing MLPSILEPRRHVVQALHAVVIEAYFAGVQPAGISKSQVSCICAVIDLQVQAFLSRPAGREIMQSAPEPSLWPWT
- a CDS encoding bi-domain-containing oxidoreductase — its product is MDKARTDGLLTTFDAVRYKLDQPLPLGYCNVGTVVAVGEGVSGFQVGDRVSSNGPHAELVAVPQHLCAPIPPDVSDEAAAFTVLASIGLQGIRLANPTLGETFVVSGLGLIGLLTAQLLAAQGCRVLGLDPDSSKCALAEKLGIVSFHLTSGADPVAWCLEYTSGVGADGVLITAATPSSEPVHVAAKACRQRGRIVLVGVTGLELRRDLFYKKELSFQVSCSYGPGRYDPVYEQHGHDYPIGFVRWTEQRNFQAVLHAMATGSLHTKALISHRFPIDQASDAYELLSSSEPSLGILLRYPQTADPEQRVIQLPVTAESVAASQPLLSVIGAGNYASRILIPAFAKVGGRFHTLAASSGIGPVHVGRKFGFYQASTDIAALLADPIANSVVIATRHDSHASLVQLALDAGKHVFVEKPLCLTADELSAVEAAHSGNALLMVGFNRRFAPLLIELQQHLSRLSGPKAFVYTCNAGALPGDHWTQDPAAGGGRLLGEACHFVDLLRFLAASPIEDLQLINAADCKPCPDTFSMQLRFADGSIGTVHYFANGSKAFPKERLEVFADGKVLQLDNFRKLKAWGILGLRTRRLLSQDKGQEACCKAFLKAIETGGSPPIPVEEIFEVQRWLLRAVNR
- the wecC gene encoding UDP-N-acetyl-D-mannosamine dehydrogenase, yielding MTTCCILGLGYIGLPTAAVLARAGHRVIGVDVNAQVVATVNQGHIHIVEPDLDQAVADAVACGALSAQLTPATADVFLIAVPTPFRSGVDGIPQPNIDYVLTAARAIAPVLQPGDLVLLESTSPVGTTEQVAQVIAELSGVNPDQLHIAYCPERVLPGRILKELVGNDRVIGGLTPAAAEAGKAFYATFCQGDLLTTTARTAELVKLTENSFRDVNIAFANELSLVCDRLGIKVRELIRLANHHPRVNVLQPGCGVGGHCIAVDPWFIAAEAPDCTPLIQTARRVNDGKSRWVIEQVQARAEALEDQLGRPARIGCLGLAFKPNVDDLRESPALHITTELLVAGLDVLACEPNLHDHPTIKLHSLEQVLADADLLVFLVSHSPFRNLNLAGRTVFDLCGVTEQA
- a CDS encoding glycosyltransferase, with the protein product MSLTVSDMHTRAKYLISGIGPGSSSGVGRLMQFLVPEYISNGFVVLNPSPQKSLRTYLSSKQYIQLSYELVIRFFDYILFVFRCLAVFRRDILLLHPQTIGYPLFIYLVLFNNPTVYLMDNSFFCIRSYNYHPIRKTECLDCLQSFKPDSSCFPFPNRTPRWLNIAYLQIFKLLSFRIHFQAQTKLQAELVCTHFGKSSSVSVVGLPYVEEIFRQPPPQYLVGQTESFDIVFHGASTGPKGFFYAIELAEYLPNIKFLIPDHASNVRHLTNSEPPPNVSCIPMTWETGLKNYVASAKLVLHPSLWSAPIEGALIKSSALNPNIATVISSYGYESEISTIVNHIRLSRDVFTASRQLSAYFS